The sequence GGCGGCCTGCGCGGCGGCCGCTGATACGAAAGCGGCGGTTCTGTCCTCGTTGCGCGAGCGTAGCGGCCAAGTTGCCGATCTCAAGGCCCGTCGGATTGCGGGCGAAAACAACCGCGGCTACCTGGAATTCCGGGACGATCCGTCGCTCGATGCCCGGCAGCGGGACGAGGCCCGGCAAATCGTCGCGGCGGAAAACAAGGACCGCAAACTTCTGTACGAGGAGGATGCGCGCGCCGAAAAAGACCGCAATGCGACGGTTTCCATGATTGAGCGGGGTTATGCGGTGGAGCGGCTCAAGCGCGCCAAGGCGGGCGAATGGGTCCAACTGCCACCCAAGGGAGAAGACTTCGATGCGTTCAAAGCCTCGCCGGCGGGCCAGCGGCTCGGCGCGGATTGCGTGCCGGAGGCATGGGTTGTTCTGAAGTAATCGCATGAAAAACATCCTGATTGAGAGGGGGCTGTTGAAACGCGGCGGCCGTCCAATCGCAAGCGACAGCGACGTTCGCTTGGCGCTGGGGCTTCGTCTCGAAAAAATCGGCCTTGTTTTCCGGTATGTGGCGTACGTCGTTTTGGCGGGGATTTTTCTCACCGGATTCGCCGTCGGTTCCTACACGGATTTGGCCGTCATCACCGTTGTGGTGCTGCTGCATGCCGCTTTTGTGCACACGGTGTTGTTGACGCATCGCTACGAATGGTTCGCTTCCCCGTTCAATTTCGCCATCCATGTCGCCGAAATTTCATGCGTCGTTTTTTTTACCGGCGCCGAGGAGAGCGAGTTTTTTACGCTTTACCTGCTGTTTCTGGTTGGATACACAGTGTATCGCCGCAGTTTCGGAGGCATGTTGCTCGCGTCCGCCGTTACCTGTGGCGCGTACCTTTTGGTCATCGCCATCGAATGGGCGTTGGCCGGGCTGGCATTGCCGCCCGGCGTGATCTTCGTCAAGGTGGCCAGCATCCCCGTCTGCGGCTGGATTGTCGCGACCACCAACACGCTCCTTCAACACACGGAAGAGGCGCTGGAGGCGCGGGCGGATGCGCTGGCGTCCTCCGAAACGATGCTCCGCACCATCATTGACCATGCCGCCGAACCCATTCTCGTGTACGACGAAAACGAACTCATCACCGAAGCCAACAACCGCGCCTGCGAGTTTTTCGGCATCTTTCGCGAAAATTTGCTGGGCAAGCCGTTTCGAAGCCTGCTGTTCGACGACGGAACGTTGTCGGAACAACTGGCCGCCCTGTATGAACGGAACGAATACCACGGCGAACAGATTTTTCTCAACGCCGACGGCATCGAACGGACCGTGGATTTGCATGTCCGCTCATTCATCCGCAACGCGCGCAAGTTTTTCGTGGCCATCGCGCGCGACATCACCGAGCAGAAAGAACTGCAGGAAGCCACGCAACTCGCCAACGCCCGTCTCGGCCATCTGAACCGGGAACTTCGCCAGGTCAATGAACTCAAAACGGGCCTGCTGACCAGCGTCTCGCAACGCTTGCGATCGCCCCTCACCGCCCTGCTCGGATACCTCGATCTCCTGCTCGATGACGAACTCGGCGCCACCACGCCCGAACAACGCCGGGCTTTGCTCGGCGGCCGGCGAAGCGTCATGCGAATCTTTGGATTGCTGGACGAGGCCTTCGACAGCAAATCCCTGCGCACGGACGCGGCTCTGGCCCCCGAAGCGCCGCCGCGTCCCGTTGCCCCGCCATCCGCCCAGCGATAAACAGCCCATCCACGGCCCTTTCGCCCGCTTTGCAAGGCATGTCGTCAAACCGATACTATTTGCTTGTTGGGCAACGGCGCGGCTCGCGCTATCATGGATCCCCGCGCATTTGGGCGACTGGCCGAGAGTCCCAAAGTCTCGCTGGCCGACATCAAGGCGCTGAACGGCTGGCGCGAGGTGATACCGGAATACGTGAAGGACTATGTTTCATTGAACGTTGTTGCCGTATGAGAGCACCGATGAACGAGGAAACCACAAGAAAAACCTAAAGCGGCTCAGCCACAATGCCTCAATCAGGCGTATAATTTCTTTCTCCGCAATTTCTGTGCTTTACACACAGATGTTGCGGACCAAGAAACCAACAATCGCTTACAGCGGACGTGGACAAGCCGCGCCGCTAAGGCATGATGATCGCTTTATGATAAAGAGAGGAAACCTTGTGCCCATGAATCCATGTCAGGCCTATTTGAAAAAGACCCCGCCGGAAGCACTGGACGAGGGATTTCTGGCCTATATCGCCAACCTGTCCGAGACGGCCAAGCAGGCGCCGGCTGTGGCGAAGGCCATCGTCCAGGAACTGGCCGATCAGCGCCGGTATCTCAAGTTGATCGCCAGCGAGAATTATTGTTCGCTCTCGACCCAGTTGGCGATGGGCAATCTGCTGACGGACAAATACGCGGAGGGCGTTCCCGGCACGCGGTTTTACGAGGGCTGCGACAATGTGGACGCGGTCGAGGCGTATGCCTGCGATCAGGCGCGCAAACTGTTTCAATGCGACCACGCCTACGTCCAGCCCCACAGCGGCGCGGACGCGAACCTGATTGCCTATTGGGCGGTTTTGCAGGCGCGCGTGGAAACGCCGGAACTCACGAAACTGGGGTTGACGGATCCCGCGAAGGCGACGCGGGAACAATGGGAAGCCGTGCGTGACGCCCTTGGCCATCAACGTCTGCTCGGCATGGATTACTATTCCGGCGGCCACCTCACGCACGGGTACCGGCGCAATGTGTCGGCCAAAATGTTCGATGCGTACAGTTACGGCGTGAACCGCGAGACGAATCTGATTGATTACGATGAAATCGAGCGCATGGCGCGCGAAATCAAGCCGCTTATCCTGCTTGCGGGGTTCAGCGCCTATCCACGGAAAATCAATTTCCGCCGCATGCGCGCCATTGCGGACGCCGTGGGCGCGGTGTTCATGGTGGACATGGCCCACTTTGCGGGGCTTGTCGCGGGAGGCGTGTTCGAGGGCGATTTCAATCCGATGCCCCACGCCCACATAGTTACCTCGACCACGCACAAGACCCTGCGCGGTCCCCGGGGCGGGATTGTGCTGTGCACAGCCGAATTTGCCGAATATGTGGACAAGGGCTGTCCGCTGGTCATCGGAGGCCCGCTCGGCCATATCATGGCCGCCAAGGCCGTCGCGCTCACCGAGGCCAATACACCGTCGTTCAAAGCCTATGCGAAACGGATAGTCGAAAACGCGCGCGCGCTTGCCGAGGCGTGCATCGCGGAGGGGCTGGTCCTCTCGACCGGCGGCACGGACAACCATCTTATGTTGATTGACATGCGTCCCCTCGGACTGACCGGCAAACAGGGCGCGGCCGTGCTTCGCGCCTGCGGCATCACGCTCAACTCGAATTCGCTGCCCTACGATCCCCATGGGCCGCTGATCACCAGCGGATTGCGCATCGGCACACCCGCCGTGACGACCCTCGGCATGGGAACGTCCGAAATGCGTGAGATTGCCCGGATCATCCGGTTCGCGCTGTCGCAGACGAAACCCGGCGTCGTCGAATCCGGGCCCAATGCCGGTAAGCCCAGCAAAATCAAATATGAAATAGACGATGCCGCGCTTGCCGAGGCCCGTGCCGCTACCGAAACACTCTTGAAACGTTTCCCGGTTTATCCCCAACTCGATCTGGCCTTTCTTCAGGAACATTTCGCTTGAAGTCCCATTACTTGAGAGTACCGTGTTCTCGGAGTCGTGAAGGGCTCGGAATGTAACGCCGATTTCCAAATCGGCTTGCTGAAACACGACATGCCGATTTGGAAATCGGCGCTACCAAGCGGCCATTTTCAATTTCAAAACAAGATCTCGTTGCCTGATCCGACATGAAATGGCCCGGAAACGCCAATCTTCGTGGAAATTTTCATCTTTTTGTCTCAAGAACTCGGTACTCTCAAGTCCCATTAGAGAAAAACATAAAGGACTTGAGCGATGAAAAGGACTTTTCAGACAACAAGAAGAGTGTCTTGTATCATGGGTTTAGTGAGGTGGATGTGGTAATTCTTGGGGCCATCCTCGAATCCATTGATCGGATCGCTTCGTTTTGATACGATAGAACAATGGCCGGAAAGGGATGTTTCAATGCGAAACGATCAAATGGATAAAGCCGGAATACTGGTGGCTTGTGCGGATATTGCCTATGGTGATACGTTGGCGCGCTTTCTCGAATCGGCGGGATATGTGACGGAACGATGCCATGATTCGAAGGGATTGTTCAGAATTCTGACGCGCAAACCGTTTGATGTGGTGGTGCTGGATCTTGATTTGGGCAACGATACGGATGTCGAGGTCGTCTCCTTTACGCAACGCCGCCAGCCGGGTACGGCGATCATTCTGTTGTTTCCCTTGGACCGTATTGATAGGGCCATTGACGGTATTCGTGCGGGGGCTTATTTTTATTTGCCAAAGACCTGTCTGGCATCGGATGTGGCGTTGGTTGTTGGAAAGGCGTTGCGGAAAAAGGCATCGGATGCGAGCCTGAGTCATTTCGAGCAGAGTTTTCTCGAGGAGACAATGGGATCGTCCGCGGCGATGCGCCGGGTGCTCGAACTTGTGCGAAAGGTTGCGCCGACGGACAGCACGGTGCTGTTGCTGGGCGAAAGCGGCGTGGGGAAGGAGGTGCTGGCGCACGCGATCCACAAGTTGAGCGCGCGGCGGGATCGCCCGTTTGTGGCGGTGAACTGCGCGGCGCTTCCCGAAACCCTGCTGGAGAGCGAACTTTTTGGACATCTCAAAGGGGCGTTTACGGGCGCGGACGCCAACAAGCGGGGCTTGTTCGAGGAAGCGGACGGGGGCACCATTTTTCTTGACGAGATTGGGGACATGGCCCCGCTGACGCAGGCGAAACTGCTGCGCGTGTTGCAGAACGGCGAGGTGCGGCCCGTTGGGGCCGTTGCGGCCCAATGCGTGGATGTGCGTGTGCTGGCGGCGACGAACCGCGATTTGGTCGAGGCGGTTCGTTCGTTCAAATTCCGCGAGGATTTGTATTTCCGGTTGAACGTGATACAGATCCGCATTCCCCCGCTTCGCGAGCGCCTCGACGCGTTGCCCGCGCTGGTGGGGCATTTTCTGGCCCGGTGCAATGCAAAGTTCGGCAAGCGTGTACGTGGTTTTGACGAGGCCTCGCAGATTCTGCTTCGGAACTATGCGTTTCCGGGCAATATCCGCGAATTGGAGAGCATCGTCGCCCATGCGGTCATCATGGCCGACGGCGACCTGATCACGGTCGGCGATCTGCCCGACGATGTGCGGCAGGGCGTGCGGCCGCGTTTTGCCTTGCCAAACTACACCGCCGACCATATCCAATCGCTCGAGAGTGTGGAGGCGGATTCGATTCGCGCGACGCTCGAACGGCTTGACTGGAACCAGACGGCCGCCGCAAAAAAACTGGGGATATCGCGTTCGACGCTTTGGCGTAAGATGCGCCAATACGATATCGCGCCGCCGGATGATGGGTCCGAATAACCTTGCCCGCGTCCGTTCATCGGGATGCAGACAGCGGCGGAACCGCTTTCATCGTTCCGGCGCGAACATAACACACGTACGGCATGAACACATGGAAGCGATCCAGTTCCCCGATGCGCGCCCGTGCCTGGGCCGGATCCTTTTCCCAATATAGCGCGGCGAAAAGCGGTCCATACAGGCGGACGTACCCGATCCAGTCCAACGCGAGGGCCTGGTTGAATTCGGCTTGCGCGGCTTTCTCCTCGCCGCTTTCGCCAAGGATTACCGTGCGCACGAAGCGCGAAAAGGCCAATTGTTCATCGAGCGCGATGGCGCGGTCGGCGGCGCGCCGGGCTGTTTCCAGATGACCCTCCGCGGCCAAATGCAGCGCAAGCATCGAGTAATAGAAGGTTGTCGGCACGAATTCGACATCCCACGCTTCGCGCAAGGCCCGTTCCGCGACGGGATCGTGCGTATCGTATCCCAAGTCCCGGAGGATGTGCGCGTAATCCGTTACCGCCACGATTTCGACGGGCGCGGCCCTTGGCGTCGTTCCGCCTTCCGGCGCGGAAGCGATCCGATACAGGTAGAGGCCGTTCATGCCGGGAAAGAGGCGGCGCGACCATGAAAGACCGTGCGCGGCGAGATTTTGTTCGAATTGTTCAAGCGGGGGCAGCGTGAACACAAACGGTTCGATGACTACCCAAACGGCGTGGCCGTTTGCGGCCAGGAGTCGGGCCGCCTTATCGCTTGCGGCATCCAGCGAACAGGCTGGCAGGATTTCGAAGGGCAGGTTTCCCGCGTTGTAACGGAACGCTTCCCAACTGATGAAAGTGCCCGCCACCAGCACGGTGTCATCCGGTCTTGCTTCCGCCGCAATGTGGCGCACCGCGGCGCCGTAATCGGTGCGTTGCGCCGCCGGCAAGGCCAGCGAAAGTTGATAGGCGTAGAAGAACATCAACAGGCCGATGGCGCTCTTTCGGAGTGTGCGCCATGGGAGGAAGGCGATTCCGCCCGCAACGGCGGCGTATACCGCCAGTGCGGAGTAACTGGTGAATCGGGGCAGGATAATCGGACGCCACGCGACGGTTACGAGGAGGTGTATCCACACGGGACAAAGCGCCACGGCGAGGATCAACGCCGCGCCGTGGGCCGCGCCGGGTGTCCGGAAGCGATCATGCCCGCCTTTCCACAGCGCATGGACCACCATCCCCGCGCAATAGGCGATGCAAAGGCCCGAAAAGGCGATCAGGGCCCAATCAATCCAGGCGTGCGCATCCACCACTACCTGTTGCGCCCGGCTCGACAGGAAGCCCCATGTCTGTCCCTGGAACACAAAGGGATCGTTGCTTATGACCGCGTCGTCGGCGAGCCAATCCGCCAGGAAGGATTTCAGCGACGGCAGCAGATAGGTGAAGTCCTCTTCGGGTTTTTGGACGTCGCGGAAGGCGCGCCACATCCAGGCGAAAATGGAGAGGCAAAGGAGAAACTGGAGGCCTGTCCATGCGACTGCCTCGCGGAAATGCGGCCGCAGCCGCCACAGGATGTACACCCCCTCGATGCCCACCAGAAAAACGGCAAACGGCTGTGTCCATACCATCATGAGATTGGCCGTCGAAACCAGCAGCCACCATCCCGGCCGCCGCGTACACACGGCGCGGTGCAGACCGAAGATCGAGACCAACGCCAGCAACTGCCAGAACGCCGTGACGTGGATGGATTGCGCATACCAGATCTGCGTCGGCGAAAGCGCGAAACACAGCACGGCCAATCCCGCCGCCGCCCGCCCGAAAAACGACCGCGTCAATACATACAACAGGGGGATTGACGCCATGTTGCACAACAGTGCAAGCAGCCGCAGGAAATAGGGGCCATCGACGCCGAAACACGCGCCGAGCCAGTTCCAGTAATAGAAAATGATGTAATAGAAGGGAAATCCGTCCCGGCCGCGAAATCGCAACAATTGGATATATGTGGCCATGCTTGGCGCGTCGAGATTGCCTGCCAATTGAAATTCGTCAATCCATGCCGACTGTTCGCCAAGCCGGTACATGCGAAGCGCGAGGGCCAGCGCCATGACCGCCCCCAGCGGCAGCAGTGCGCGGCACGCGCCGCGCAAATCCAAGCCGCCGATATTCGAATCCTCGCTCATCCGATTGCAATCCGATAGTTGTCTGCTCGAATCGAATATACAAGTCTTTGCGTTTCCCCGCAAACAATCAAACCTTCCTTGAAAAGCCGATCTCATCCGGCCGGGTCTCTTTCGGCCATTTTCAATGTTCGGTTTGACAAATCCTGTGGGCTTGACGTACGCTATGACTGGCTGTAGAAAACAGATCTTCCCTCGAAATGACAGGCAGGAATATCGGACTGAAGGCCTCCTTGGGGGGATATCAGACTTGAAGGAATTGTAATGGGACGAACTCGTCTTTTCCTGGCAAGTGTCGGATTGCGGACTTCGGAATTTCCGGTAATCACTCCCCCTTTGGGGATATTGTCCCTGTCGGCTTACCTTCGCAACCGCATGCCGCTGGACATGAAGTTGCTGGATCAGCGCCTTGACAACACGTCATCCGACGATATCGTCCGCTCGGCGGCCGAATTCAATGCGGACGTAATCGGTTTTGGCGTACTGACACCGTTTGCGCCTTTGCTGCCGGAACTGGCCTTGAAGGCGCGCAAAGCCTTGCCGAACGCGCTCATCGTCTTGGGCGGGCCCCACGTTACGGGTTTTGGCGCGGGCGTGATGGACGATGTTCCCCATGCCGACATGCTCATTACCGGCGAAGGCGAATTGGCCCTTGAACAGGTGTTGCAGGCTCGCGCCGAAGGAAACGATTATGGCCATATCCCGGGACTCGTGTGGCGCAACGCAGCCGGCGAGATTACCGTCAATCCGGGGCCAACGCCCATGCTGGATAATCTGGACACATTTCCGTTTCTTGCGTACGACTTGATTGATCTGCCCAAGTACTGGCGGCACGAGGCCATGGCTAATGTCCCGCCCCGCAAGTACATTGGTCTTTTTAGCAGCCGCGGGTGTCCCTATGGCTGCATCTACTGCCATCGTATCTTTGGCAAGCGGTTCCGTGCCCAGAGTGCCGAACGCGTCATCGCCGAAATCGAGCATTTGCAGAAGACGTACGGTGTCCATGAAATCGAGTTCTATGACGATATTTTCAATCAGGATCCACGCCGCATGATGGATTTTTGCGATATGGCGCTGCGCCAGAATCTGAAATTGCGAATCGCGTTCCCTAATGGGATTCGCGGAGACACGCTCACGCCGGACATGATTGACGCACTCGTGGACGCCGGCATGTATTACACGTGCTGTCCGCTTGAATCCGGATCCGCGAAAATCCAGAAATACATGGAGAAGCACTTGGACATTCCGCGTTTTCTCGCGGGCGTTGACAAACTCGTCCGTAGACGCGTGTTTACTTACGGTCTTGCCATGCTCGGATTTCCCACGGAAACGGAAGAGGATATCCAACAGACCATTGACACGATCTGCAATTCGTCCGTTCACTTGGCCTCGTTCTTTACCGTAACGCCCTATCCTAATACCGAACTGTATGACCGTGTCATGCAGACCCATCCCGAGAAACTCAGCGGATTTGTCTACAGGGGATTTCCCAGTAATCTGGTGAATCTTTCCGAAGTGCCCGACCACGTGTTGTACGCCTATCAGCGCAAGGCGTTGCGACGGTTCTTTTTCAATCCAATTCGCATGCTCCGGCTGGCCAGCGTCTATCCGAATCCGCTCTATCTGCCGAAGTATGTTCCCATGTTGGCGCGCCAGCTCGTCAAGGGGATCTTCGTGTGAAGAGTGTTATAATTTGACGATGTCTGTTCGCGGAGTATTACATGCGGGTTCTTTTCTACGATTTCGATGCCGGGTCCTTGGGAATCCAATCCCTGTTGGCTGTTTTGAAGTCTTCTGCGCACGAAGTTTACCTTTATCTGGACTGTTCTTGCCCCCGCCAATATCTGGTAAATAACCGTTTCCTAGAACGAATCTTCGCCTTGACGGAAAAACAAATCTGCGACGATTTGTTGTCGTATCGGGCCGAAGTCGTCTGTTTTTCGATCACTTCCCTTACCTTTGCCCGTATTCTGGGTCTGATTCGGCAGCTCAAGTCGCGCTGTCCCGGGCTTATTGTGATTTGCGGCGGCGTACATGCCACACTGCTTCCCGACGCGGTCGCGCAGCACGCCGACATTGATTTTGTCGTTACCGGCGAGGCCGAACATTCGTTCCCGGCCTTGCTGGACGCGCTGGACAATCTCGGCATTGAGAAAACCCGCATGCTGGAAGCGAGCAAACTTCCGGGCGTGTGGAATATGCTCGACGGGCAGGTCATCAACCGGGGTCTATCCCCGGTGCCTTGCGACCTGAATCGGCTTCCTCCGCTTCAGAAGGAACTGCATCATGCGATCAACCGTTCGCTGTCCGCCATGTATTCGACGGTATGCATGCGAGGGTGCTTTTACTCATGTACTTTCTGCAATGATGCCGCCATTCGCGATCTCTACGCACAACACGGCGCTTCCTATTATCGCGTACGGTCGGTGGACTGTGTGCTTGCAGAGCTGCGGCATGCCAAAGAACGATATTGTCCGAAACATATCGAGTTTCACGACGACGTTTTCGCCGCGGACAGGGAGTGGCTGGCTGAATTCAGTCGACGTTATCCCGTTGAAATAGGAATACCATTCAACGTGCAGACGCATCCGCTGTTGTTGGACGACGACAAGCTTGAAATGATTGCACGCAGCGGATGCGTTACTATCGAAATCGGCGTGCAAAGCGCCTGCGAGGATGTTCGACGGGACGTCTTACGACGTAACGAAACCACGGAACATGCCAAACGCCTTTTGATCAAGGCCAGAGCGCTGGGTATGCGCGTCGAAACGGATTTCATCGCCAATTTGCCCGGAGAGACTCCCGATCATCTCCGACAGATGCTGGAGTTCATCTACGAAACCAGGCCGAATCTGGTGAACCTGCATTTTCTGGCGTATCTTCCCAAGACGGAAATTACCCGAATCGCGCTGGAAACGGGCGCCTTGACGCCGGGTGATGTTCAATCCATCCTCGATGAAATGCGTCCATTCTTTCCGTCGAAAGTCTTGAGCAGCCGCTACCGCGTTTTGGCCATCGAACTGGTGATGGCGTGCGCGTTTTCCGCGCCAGTGGCCCGAAAGATCAATAATGTACTCGATCGGTCTTTTATAGGCGCCCTGATGGCCCCTCTAGCGCCCTTCGTGGTGGTGTTGGCGCGCATCATGGCTGGTCTTTTCGACCGGCGCGCCTATTTGTACCGGTTCCAGTTTACATTCGGAATCCGGAATATGGGTCGCGTACTGTTGCGCAAAACACTGGGGCTGGGCATTGTCCGGCCTCGTCTTGGCAAACCATGACGGCGTGTTTTTTGCCGGAACGCCTTCCGCCGTTATCGGGCGTCTTTGAATGGGCTTCCGGAAGGTGGGATAATGCAGACGCTTGCGCACTTGCATGCGGCACGCAAGGGATTTGATGCATATGAAGCAATTACGCGTATTCTTGACCTGCTTGGGTCGCAATTCCATTTACTTTCCAGGGACCACGCCTCCGCTTGGAATCCTTTACTTGGCCGCCTACCTTAGGAAATGTTTCGATGTGGAGATCCGCCTTTTGGATCAAAGGGCGGAAAACTGCTCGCTGCAGGAAGTGGCGCGGCGCGCCATCGAATTTGAGGCCGATGTCGTGGGCATCGGCACGTTCACTCTCTATGCGGACACGCTTCCCAGCCTTACCACCGCCATTCGGCAGGGACTTCCCAATTCGCTAATTGTGCTGGGCGGTCCGCACGTGTCGTCGTTCGGCGCCACGGCCCTCGAAAACACGGCTGCCGACGCCGGTGTTCGCGGCGAGGGAGAGCGCCCCTTCGAAGCGATTGTGTCGGCCTGGTTGGCCGGTTCGGATTTTTCGCACATTCCGGGTCTTTTCTGGCGGGACGCTTCCGGCGCCATTATAAGCAATCCCGGCTCCATGCCCGTCATCGAGGACTTGGACTCCCTTCCCTTTCCGGCGTACGATTTGCTCGACGTGTCGCAATATTGGAGAGACTTCTCCTTCGGAAACCTTCCGCCGCACCGCTATGTTTCGATGTTCAGCAGCCGCGGCTGTCCCCGGCTTTGCACTTACTGTCACAGCATTTTTGGGAAACGCTTTCGCGCGCATTCCGCCGAACGAATCGTGGAGGAACTAAAACACTATGTTCGGACGTACGGGATCACCGAGGTCGAGTTTTTGGACGACACCTTCAACCATGATGCCAAGCGCGCGATTCAGTTTGCCGACTTGATGCGCAAGGAAGGCGTCAAAATCAAGCTGGGAGCGCCCAACGGCCTGCAAAGCCATACGTTGACCGAAGAAGTACTGGATGCGCTGGTGGAAACCGGCCTGCACCAAGCGTCCTTTGCGCTGGAATCCGGTTCGCCCCGCATCCAGGAACTCATCAAAAAACACCTGAGCATCCCCAAGTTCATCTGGTGCGTCGAACAGGCCATCAAACGGCGCGTCCTTGCCAATGGCAACACCATCATGGGCTTCCCCACCGAAACCGAGGAAGACCTCAAGGCGACGGTGGACGTCGTTTGCCAATCGAAACTTCACACAGTGTCCTTTTTTACGGTCGTTCCATATCCCAATACGGAGTTGTACGAGCAACTCAAGGAACTGCAACCCGAGAAACTTGCAAAGGTTCGTTATTGGGAAAAAGACTTCAGCGTACAGCCGGTCAATTTTTCGGCGGTTCCCGACTCCGTGCTGTTTGCTATTCAACGCAAGGCGTGGCGCCGATTCTATCTCAATCCCCTTCGGCTTGCGAGAATTGCGCGGGATTACCCCGATCCGTGGTTTCTTGCGCGATTGCTGCCGATGTTCATGCGCCGGGTTGTCAAGGGAATCGGCGTGGAAGAGTAATACGGAATTTTCGCATTCTATGTCGTTTCCCCGCGTCCCGTAATCGGCTGGTTGACCATTCCCGCACGCAAGAGATAGCCCAGGAGCCGCAGGCTCTGGCCGGGGAATCGCATGACGGCCCGCAACTGGCGCAACATGACGGACGGCCGCAGGTAGAAACGCCGGTACAGGCGGCGTTCGCGGGCGACCGCTTCGTCCATGAAGCGCCGATCCCGGAACCGGCACTCGTAGGGAATCAGACTAAAAATCAGGTCGTCTTTTACGCGGTCGAAATACGGGGTGCCTGCGTATGGCGTGACGACGTTTACGCCAATCAGATCGATAGGCGACCGCAGGAGTTCGCGCAGCGTCTGCTGAAAATCGGCCTCGGTCTCGACGGGAGCGCCCACCATGAAGGTGCCGGCGCACTCGATACCGGCGTCGCGAACCTGTTGAAGCCGCGCGTTGAACGTGGCGGGATCGCCGGTCTTGCCGAGAAATTCCAGCACCTTGGGCGAGTAGCTTTCGATGCCGACGGCGATACGCACGCAGCCGGCCTTCTTCATCCAGCCGAGCATGTCCGCATCGAGCGTGTCAATGCGCCCAAGGCACGACCATGTGACGCGCAGACCTTCGTCCAGGATTCCCTTGCAGATCGCGATGACCCGTTTGGAACTGAACGTGAAGGTGTCGTCGAGAAACCGGACGACGCGGATGCCTTGGGCGCACATCGCCTTCAATTCGGCCACCACCGTTTCCGGTTTTTTGGCGACCAGCCGCCGCCCATAGGTCGTCGTGCAGTAGGTACAGGTAAACGGACATCCGCGGGCGCTCAACAGGACGCCGCAGGGTCCGCCCAGCAGCCATTCCTCGTACCGGTTCATGTCGC comes from Candidatus Hydrogenedentota bacterium and encodes:
- a CDS encoding DUF1318 domain-containing protein, with protein sequence MKRMVVVVVLAVFAAAMGCVRIPNKFEAHITVDIRQEIQQRAASSLDFIEGKTDTVPVPEPKKTSWRDPVRSFLLPAACAAAADTKAAVLSSLRERSGQVADLKARRIAGENNRGYLEFRDDPSLDARQRDEARQIVAAENKDRKLLYEEDARAEKDRNATVSMIERGYAVERLKRAKAGEWVQLPPKGEDFDAFKASPAGQRLGADCVPEAWVVLK
- a CDS encoding PAS domain S-box protein, with translation MKNILIERGLLKRGGRPIASDSDVRLALGLRLEKIGLVFRYVAYVVLAGIFLTGFAVGSYTDLAVITVVVLLHAAFVHTVLLTHRYEWFASPFNFAIHVAEISCVVFFTGAEESEFFTLYLLFLVGYTVYRRSFGGMLLASAVTCGAYLLVIAIEWALAGLALPPGVIFVKVASIPVCGWIVATTNTLLQHTEEALEARADALASSETMLRTIIDHAAEPILVYDENELITEANNRACEFFGIFRENLLGKPFRSLLFDDGTLSEQLAALYERNEYHGEQIFLNADGIERTVDLHVRSFIRNARKFFVAIARDITEQKELQEATQLANARLGHLNRELRQVNELKTGLLTSVSQRLRSPLTALLGYLDLLLDDELGATTPEQRRALLGGRRSVMRIFGLLDEAFDSKSLRTDAALAPEAPPRPVAPPSAQR
- a CDS encoding glycine hydroxymethyltransferase encodes the protein MNPCQAYLKKTPPEALDEGFLAYIANLSETAKQAPAVAKAIVQELADQRRYLKLIASENYCSLSTQLAMGNLLTDKYAEGVPGTRFYEGCDNVDAVEAYACDQARKLFQCDHAYVQPHSGADANLIAYWAVLQARVETPELTKLGLTDPAKATREQWEAVRDALGHQRLLGMDYYSGGHLTHGYRRNVSAKMFDAYSYGVNRETNLIDYDEIERMAREIKPLILLAGFSAYPRKINFRRMRAIADAVGAVFMVDMAHFAGLVAGGVFEGDFNPMPHAHIVTSTTHKTLRGPRGGIVLCTAEFAEYVDKGCPLVIGGPLGHIMAAKAVALTEANTPSFKAYAKRIVENARALAEACIAEGLVLSTGGTDNHLMLIDMRPLGLTGKQGAAVLRACGITLNSNSLPYDPHGPLITSGLRIGTPAVTTLGMGTSEMREIARIIRFALSQTKPGVVESGPNAGKPSKIKYEIDDAALAEARAATETLLKRFPVYPQLDLAFLQEHFA
- a CDS encoding sigma-54 dependent transcriptional regulator — translated: MRNDQMDKAGILVACADIAYGDTLARFLESAGYVTERCHDSKGLFRILTRKPFDVVVLDLDLGNDTDVEVVSFTQRRQPGTAIILLFPLDRIDRAIDGIRAGAYFYLPKTCLASDVALVVGKALRKKASDASLSHFEQSFLEETMGSSAAMRRVLELVRKVAPTDSTVLLLGESGVGKEVLAHAIHKLSARRDRPFVAVNCAALPETLLESELFGHLKGAFTGADANKRGLFEEADGGTIFLDEIGDMAPLTQAKLLRVLQNGEVRPVGAVAAQCVDVRVLAATNRDLVEAVRSFKFREDLYFRLNVIQIRIPPLRERLDALPALVGHFLARCNAKFGKRVRGFDEASQILLRNYAFPGNIRELESIVAHAVIMADGDLITVGDLPDDVRQGVRPRFALPNYTADHIQSLESVEADSIRATLERLDWNQTAAAKKLGISRSTLWRKMRQYDIAPPDDGSE
- a CDS encoding glycosyltransferase family 39 protein, whose translation is MSEDSNIGGLDLRGACRALLPLGAVMALALALRMYRLGEQSAWIDEFQLAGNLDAPSMATYIQLLRFRGRDGFPFYYIIFYYWNWLGACFGVDGPYFLRLLALLCNMASIPLLYVLTRSFFGRAAAGLAVLCFALSPTQIWYAQSIHVTAFWQLLALVSIFGLHRAVCTRRPGWWLLVSTANLMMVWTQPFAVFLVGIEGVYILWRLRPHFREAVAWTGLQFLLCLSIFAWMWRAFRDVQKPEEDFTYLLPSLKSFLADWLADDAVISNDPFVFQGQTWGFLSSRAQQVVVDAHAWIDWALIAFSGLCIAYCAGMVVHALWKGGHDRFRTPGAAHGAALILAVALCPVWIHLLVTVAWRPIILPRFTSYSALAVYAAVAGGIAFLPWRTLRKSAIGLLMFFYAYQLSLALPAAQRTDYGAAVRHIAAEARPDDTVLVAGTFISWEAFRYNAGNLPFEILPACSLDAASDKAARLLAANGHAVWVVIEPFVFTLPPLEQFEQNLAAHGLSWSRRLFPGMNGLYLYRIASAPEGGTTPRAAPVEIVAVTDYAHILRDLGYDTHDPVAERALREAWDVEFVPTTFYYSMLALHLAAEGHLETARRAADRAIALDEQLAFSRFVRTVILGESGEEKAAQAEFNQALALDWIGYVRLYGPLFAALYWEKDPAQARARIGELDRFHVFMPYVCYVRAGTMKAVPPLSASR